One region of Zingiber officinale cultivar Zhangliang chromosome 7B, Zo_v1.1, whole genome shotgun sequence genomic DNA includes:
- the LOC122003656 gene encoding probable WRKY transcription factor 72: MEVVLKGGPSSLKEELGINTVDREDEGAEMGKEEQLRSTKAEMGQVKQENEKLKSILAQMVSSYQLLHKNYSNYVEQGKPKPPTVEGKVEEEEEHDLVSLRLGTSSSTAGQKKPEEIIINNNNNNNNNSKDHDDSASEKEKETDLTLGLDFKIDGLNNPSPENSFEESTKAPKDSPKNSSEEDELASQQPQVKKARVSVRARCDTPTMNDGCQWRKYGQKISKGNPCPRAYYRCTVAPACPVRKQVQRCAQDKSILITTYEGSHNHPLPMAATAMASTTAAAASMLIAGASTSSATNNTSTAGLDFGPLIRNVHNSAGSFRESYLPVPSSMSSTPSYPTITLDLTAQRSNSTFPLNQFNRFPRYSSPSFNFSSSQSSTLSSTSLAWSNGFSGYRSSQPLVKSPFNLGRQPSSIQDSLYHHILQKAMSLNPNSNSNSNPMKQDNLLLTDTIVKAITVDPSFQSAIAALVSSHVGGNNGTAGTGRDQGGLGSNDCGSSLS; this comes from the exons ATGGAGGTGGTGCTGAAAGGAGGACCTTCTTCACTTAAAGAGGAGCTAGGAATCAACACTGTGGATCGTGAGGACGAAGGTGCGGAGATGGGAAAG GAGGAGCAGCTGCGATCTACAAAAGCAGAAATGGGCCAAGTGAAACAAGAGAATGAAAAGTTGAAGTCGATCTTAGCGCAAATGGTAAGCAGCTACCAATTGCTGCATAAGAACTACTCTAATTACGTGGAACAAGGGAAACCTAAGCCACCTACCGTAGAAGGTAAagttgaagaagaagaggaacatgaTCTAGTTTCACTGAGGCTGGGGACGAGTAGTTCCACTGCTGGGCAAAAGAAACCTGAAGAGATCatcatcaacaacaacaacaacaataataacaacagCAAAGATCACGACGATAGTGCTAgtgagaaagaaaaggaaacagATCTAACTCTCGGTCTCGACTTCAAGATCGATGGCCTTAATAATCCTAGCCCCGAGAACAGCTTCGAAGAGTCGACAAAGGCACCCAAAGACAGTCCCAAGAACAGTAGCGAGGAAGACGAATTAGCTTCTCAACAGCCTCAAGTGAAGAAAGCTCGTGTCTCAGTAAGAGCACGATGTGACACACCTACG atgaatGATGGATGCCAATGGAGGAAGTACGGACAAAAGATTTCCAAAGGAAATCCATGTCCACGGGCATATTATCGCTGCACAGTGGCACCGGCATGCCCAGTGAGAAAGCAGGTGCAAAGATGTGCACAGGACAAATCGATATTGATAACTACGTACGAAGGCAGTCACAATCATCCTCTACCGATGGCAGCCACCGCCATGGCCTCCACCACTGCGGCGGCGGCGAGCATGCTCATTGCCGGGGCTTCAACCTCCTCAGCCACCAACAACACCAGTACCGCCGGCCTCGATTTTGGTCCTTTAATTAGGAACGTTCACAATTCAGCTGGTTCCTTTAGAGAATCTTATCTTCCCGTTCCTTCCTCCATGTCTTCTACTCCTTCTTATCCCACCATCACCTTGGATTTGACGGCGCAGCGTTCAAATTCTACTTTCCCGCTCAACCAATTCAACCGATTCCCGAG GTACTCCTCTCCAAGCTTCAACTTCTCATCCTCACAATCTTCCACCTTGAGTTCGACTTCATTAGCTTGGAGCAATGGATTCTCGGGTTATAGGTCATCTCAACCGCTCGTCAAGAGCCCCTTTAATCTTGGAAGGCAACCCTCCTCCATCCAAGACTCTTTGTATCACCACATCTTGCAAAAGGCCATGAGCCTAAATCCGAACTCGAACTCGAACTCGAACCCGATGAAGCAGGATAATCTGTTATTGACCGACACCATAGTGAAGGCGATCACCGTTGACCCCTCGTTCCAGTCGGCAATTGCGGCCCTTGTATCATCGCACGTCGGCGGCAATAATGGTACTGCTGGAACCGGGAGAGATCAAGGTGGGCTCGGATCCAATGATTGTGGATCGAGCTTGAGTTAG
- the LOC122004267 gene encoding pectate lyase-like: MDSKPRFLFSSLLFLTFFVTFAAAHIGQFDEYWKKKAELAEVKNRASYNPDPDSVTSHFNAEVHTYVANNTRRGLRGKRMNSRNEPCVATNPIDRCWRCRSDWSKNRKLMAKCAKGFGRHTTGGLDGRFYIVTNPADDDMVNPKKGTLRWGVIQDRPLWIVFASDMIIRLNEELIVNSNKTIDGRGYNVRIVGGASMMLQFIHNVIITNLHIHDIVPGDGGMIRDSETHYGFRTRSDGDGISIFGSSNIWIDHVSMANCGDGLIDAIMGSTAITISNSHFTQHNDVMLFGASDSYSGDAIMQITVAFNHYGRGLVQRMPRCRWGFVHVVNNDYTHWLMYAIGGSKNPTILSQGNRFIAPPNIFAKEVTKREYSPENIWKDWNWRSEGDLLMNGAVFVPSGVDPNTNSIDERDLIKAKPGTFVTRLTRYSGALDCVRGRPC; this comes from the exons ATGGATTCAAAGCCCaggtttctcttctcctctcttcttttcttAACCTTCTTTGTTACGTTCGCCGCCGCCCACATTGGCCAATTCGATGAATACTGGAAGAAGAAGGCTGAATTAGCCGAAGTTAAAAATCGAGCCTCCTACAACCCTGACCCGGACTCAGTCACCAGCCACTTCAATGCTGAAGTCCACACGTACGT GGCGAACAACACGAGAAGAGGATTGCGCGGGAAGAGGATGAACAGTAGGAATGAGCCATGCGTGGCGACGAACCCGATCGACCGTTGCTGGCGGTGCCGCAGCGACTGGAGCAAGAACCGGAAGCTAATGGCCAAGTGCGCGAAGGGGTTCGGGCGGCACACGACCGGCGGGTTGGACGGGCGGTTCTACATCGTCACGAACCCGGCCGACGACGACATGGTGAACCCGAAGAAGGGGACGCTGCGGTGGGGCGTGATCCAGGACCGTCCGCTGTGGATCGTCTTCGCCAGCGACATGATCATCCGGCTCAACGAGGAGCTGATCGTGAACAGCAACAAGAccatcgacggtcgcggctacaATGTCCGGATCGTCGGCGGCGCCAGCATGATGCTCCAGTTCATCCACAACGTGATCATCACCAACCTCCACATCCACGACATCGTCCCCGGCGACGGCGGCATGATCCGCGACTCGGAGACGCACTACGGCTTCCGCACACGCAGCGACGGCGACGGCATCTCCATCTTCGGCTCCAGCAACATCTGGATCGACCACGTCTCCATGGCCAACTGCGGCGACGGCCTCATCGACGCCATCATGGGATCCACCGCCATCACCATCTCCAACTCCCACTTCACCCAGCACAACGat GTGATGCTGTTCGGGGCCAGCGATAGCTACTCTGGGGATGCGATCATGCAGATCACCGTCGCCTTCAACCACTACGGGAGAGGACTCGTTCAGAGAATGCCAAG GTGTCGATGGGGTTTCGTGCACGTCGTGAACAACGACTACACGCACTGGTTGATGTACGCCATTGGCGGCAGCAAGAACCCTACCATTCTGAGCCAGGGCAATCGATTCATTGCTCCACCCAACATTTTCGCCAAGGAG GTGACAAAGAGAGAGTATTCTCCGGAGAACATATGGAAGGACTGGAACTGGAGATCAGAAGGTGACCTGTTGATGAACGGAGCAGTGTTTGTGCCATCAGGAGTGGATCCCAACACCAACTCAATCGACGAGAGAGATCTCATCAAGGCTAAGCCCGGCACCTTCGTGACCAGGCTCACCCGCTATTCCGGCGCGCTCGATTGCGTCCGCGGCCGGCCTTGTTAA
- the LOC122005591 gene encoding homeobox-leucine zipper protein HAT5-like, with translation MAGRRIDSSGSMPVLFEHGRTYENGDHKALLAGGCNERYYTSGSQLMMRSDETQGRYIKFDIYETDSDEFTPKLGKKRRLAIDQVRLLEKNFELENKLEPERKLQLANDLGLEPRQVAIWFQNRRARSKTKHLEKEYESLKSSYDTLKVDHDNLAKENEKLKSEVVFLTNKLLLKEEENFNSVNTMNALHSGDKDKTFGYGFLRPDHNPCSYELQAEDQAFWSWP, from the exons ATGGCTGGAAGAAGAATTGATAGCAGTGGTAGCATGCCAGTTTTGTTTGAGCATGGAAGGACGTATGAAAATGGAGATCATAAGGCACTTCTTGCTGGTGGATGCAATG AACGATACTACACTTCAGGTTCACAGTTGATGATGAGATCCGATGAGACACAAGGAAGATATATCAAATTTGACATATACGAAACTGATTCGGACGAGTTCACTCCAAAATTGGGTAAAAAGAGGCGGCTGGCGATCGATCAAGTGCGGTTGCTCGAGAAGAACTTTGAACTGGAAAACAAGCTGGAGCCAGAGAGGAAACTGCAGCTGGCCAATGACCTCGGCCTGGAACCAAGACAGGTAGCCATATGGTTCCAGAATCGACGTGCTCGATCGAAGACCAAGCATCTCGAAAAGGAGTATGAATCCCTCAAGTCTAGCTACGACACGCTCAAGGTCGATCATGATAATCTGGCCAAGGAGAATGAGAAACTCAAGTCTGAGGTGGTTTTCCTCACCAACAAGCTTCTCTTGAAAGAGGAGGAGAACTTCAACTCTGTCAACACCATGAATGCCCTCCATTCGGGCGACAAGGATAAGACTTTTGGCTATGGCTTCCTCAGGCCAGATCACAATCCATGCAGTTATGAGTTACAGGCGGAGGACCAAGCCTTCTGGTCTTGGCCTTAA